From Chloroflexota bacterium:
ATGGGCGGTCTCAAATCTGGCGTCGGCGACGAGCTGCCCCAGGTGTTGCTGCTCGGTTGGTGTTGCCTTTTCTCTAACGCGGGCCAGGGTCAGATGAGGGGTGAACGGCCGCGACTCCCGGGCAAAGCCCAGCGGTACCAGGTTGGAATCAATGCGCTGCTGAAGCTGTTTCAACCGGTCAATATCTCCTCCCACGCCGACCCATACCACCCGGACGCGCTGGAGGTTGGGAAAAACGCCCAGCCCCTTTACCTCAAGCGAAAGAGGTGAAAAGCCCTGAGACGCTTGCTCTATAGCACCGGTAACATCGCTGATTTTGGCTGTGGCAATGTTGCCCAGAAATTTCAGGGTCAGGTGTATACCATGCGGGTCAACCCATTTCACCGAAGGCTGCTTATTCGCCTGCAACTCGGTCTGCAATTCGGCAAGGGCCGACCTTACGTCATCAGGCAGTTCAATAGCGATAAACGAACGAATCTGCTCCATCCCTAAAGGTTCAGTATCCGTTTGGCATTGCCGGATAGAATCAGGCTCTTCTCTTCTTCGGTTAAAGCCGCCGAATCGATTTCCTGGAGCAAGCGGGTCTGCAGCAGCAACGGGTAATCGCTGCCAAAGAGTATCTTATCCGCGCCGACCAGCTGGCTGCCCAGAGTATATATTTGGGGCTGGTAGAGAAACGGAGATGCGGCGGTATCGAAGTAGACATTCTGCAGTGCCTTCTGTACCTCGGGCATCAGGGCGTAAAACGGCAGGCCGCCTCCCCAGTGGGCACAGACAATGGTGACATCGGGATAGTGGGTGATGAAGGGATACAGCACATCCGGTGTAATGATTCCCTTGCCGGGGTAGTCATGGCCTGCGGGTTCGGAGGCATGGGTGAGGAGGATGAGCCGGTGTTTCTTAACCGTTTCCATCAATGGAGAGATGATGGCTTCATCTTCGAGGTCAAGCAGCTGTATGTCGGGTCGCAACTCGCCGATACCCTTGGCGCCATTCTGGGCACAGCGCTCAATTTCAGCGATGGCGGCGTCGAGCGACTGCGGCTGCACGGTACAGAATCCGATAAGGCGTTTGGGGAAGCGGGCGATTGATTCCAGAATGTAGTCGTTGGTCTCCGTGCAGAGTTCGTGGGTCATCCAGCCGAAGTTGACAATGACCGAGATATCAATGCCGGCCCGGTCCATGCTATCGATGAGTTCCTCGGCGGTGGCGATTTTAGCCTCTTTCTTGGCATAGAGGAGCGCAAAACACGGGTCGCGGTCGATGTACTGGCCGCGTTTTTGCTTGACCTGCGGTGGAAAGACGTGCGTATGGAAGTCGATAATCATCGCCTGATAATCACCAAGTACTATGATATATTGCTATCGCGGTTTGCCACGCGCTAGCTCTCTTAAGCCTTCTCCCCTGGTTTCTCCTCCTCGGCAGGAGCCTCCGCTGCCTCCTCAGCAACCGCTTCCTCCTCTTCGACCGCAGGCACTTCCTCGACCTCTTCCTTCACCGCCACTTCGCTAATCTTTACTACCAGCTGCTCGGGGTCGGCGTGAACGGTGATTTCCGGGTTGAGGACAATGTCTTTGACGTGGACCGCCTGCTCCACTTCTTCCAGCTGGGTGATGTCAATTTCTATCTGAGGGGGCACATCGGTGGGCAGGCACTCAATGCTC
This genomic window contains:
- a CDS encoding amidohydrolase family protein; its protein translation is MIIDFHTHVFPPQVKQKRGQYIDRDPCFALLYAKKEAKIATAEELIDSMDRAGIDISVIVNFGWMTHELCTETNDYILESIARFPKRLIGFCTVQPQSLDAAIAEIERCAQNGAKGIGELRPDIQLLDLEDEAIISPLMETVKKHRLILLTHASEPAGHDYPGKGIITPDVLYPFITHYPDVTIVCAHWGGGLPFYALMPEVQKALQNVYFDTAASPFLYQPQIYTLGSQLVGADKILFGSDYPLLLQTRLLQEIDSAALTEEEKSLILSGNAKRILNL
- the thpR gene encoding RNA 2',3'-cyclic phosphodiesterase; the protein is MEQIRSFIAIELPDDVRSALAELQTELQANKQPSVKWVDPHGIHLTLKFLGNIATAKISDVTGAIEQASQGFSPLSLEVKGLGVFPNLQRVRVVWVGVGGDIDRLKQLQQRIDSNLVPLGFARESRPFTPHLTLARVREKATPTEQQHLGQLVADARFETAH